In the Chroococcidiopsis sp. SAG 2025 genome, one interval contains:
- a CDS encoding DUF4385 domain-containing protein: MTHGSYNLHEVIYKNRNMTAFDYSLDFKTIDFRQHPELYRVGKGEQGVLLVEPYKSEILPHWRFKTPHIARESSQKIYELFLNYLAADDFVGADMARKFLQMGYTRSRRYANHKSGRKYKTNPQKITSPDAQLQARKDILPYEVDPIKAESAAIFKEKWVQAKTNERYLQLMAKHKQMYES; encoded by the coding sequence ATGACACATGGCAGCTATAACTTACATGAAGTCATTTATAAAAACCGAAATATGACTGCTTTCGATTATTCTCTAGATTTTAAAACCATTGATTTTCGCCAGCATCCAGAGTTATATCGAGTGGGTAAAGGCGAACAAGGAGTTCTTTTAGTTGAACCATATAAATCAGAAATCTTACCGCACTGGCGATTCAAAACTCCCCATATTGCTAGAGAATCCAGCCAAAAAATATATGAATTATTTCTAAATTATTTAGCAGCAGATGATTTTGTTGGTGCGGATATGGCGCGAAAGTTTTTACAAATGGGCTACACGCGATCGCGTCGTTATGCAAATCATAAAAGTGGGAGAAAATATAAAACTAATCCTCAAAAAATTACTTCTCCAGACGCACAGCTTCAGGCAAGAAAAGATATTTTACCTTATGAAGTCGATCCAATCAAAGCTGAGTCTGCGGCAATTTTCAAAGAAAAGTGGGTACAAGCTAAAACAAATGAGAGGTACTTACAGTTAATGGCAAAGCATAAACAAATGTACGAAAGTTAG
- a CDS encoding ABC transporter permease has product MHLVKNLVKELKRSLLVKPQLWTKLYLLRTLVQRDLEARYKGSILGNIWPLLNQLSQLLIYTYVFSIVMKVRLNLKGLPENNSLTFGLWLFAGLLPWIAFTNGLLQSSNSVVNNTNLVKKVVFPLSLLPLVPVLSAFVESTFGLMALIFLVAVTTKTIHITLLLLPLLWLTQILFTSGLAYIAAGLTVFLRDIPQTLAVILNIWLYLAPIVYPESLIPPQIRDWVFWLNPMATIAETYRGLVLVGEVKHWGEWAIAGIVSIVVFAGGFWVYKKLRPAFADVL; this is encoded by the coding sequence ATTCATCTAGTTAAAAATCTAGTTAAAGAGCTGAAGCGATCGCTGTTAGTTAAGCCTCAACTATGGACAAAACTCTACCTCCTGAGAACTCTAGTACAGCGCGATCTAGAAGCACGGTATAAAGGATCGATTCTAGGGAATATATGGCCCTTGTTAAACCAACTGTCACAATTACTAATTTACACTTATGTATTTTCAATTGTGATGAAGGTCAGACTTAACTTAAAAGGACTACCAGAAAATAATAGCTTGACATTTGGTTTGTGGCTGTTTGCTGGATTGTTGCCTTGGATAGCTTTTACTAACGGATTATTACAGTCTTCAAACTCAGTTGTAAACAATACTAATCTAGTTAAGAAAGTTGTTTTTCCTTTGTCTCTCTTGCCTTTAGTACCGGTGCTATCTGCATTTGTTGAAAGCACGTTTGGTTTAATGGCATTGATTTTTCTAGTAGCAGTAACCACAAAAACGATCCACATCACGCTTTTGCTGCTACCTCTACTCTGGCTGACTCAAATACTATTTACATCAGGACTGGCATATATCGCCGCAGGACTCACAGTATTTTTGCGAGACATTCCTCAAACCCTAGCAGTTATTTTAAATATCTGGTTGTATTTAGCACCAATTGTTTATCCCGAATCTCTCATTCCACCTCAAATTAGGGATTGGGTATTCTGGTTAAATCCAATGGCAACGATCGCGGAAACTTATCGAGGCTTGGTGTTAGTGGGAGAAGTAAAGCATTGGGGAGAGTGGGCAATTGCTGGCATAGTTTCTATAGTTGTGTTCGCAGGTGGCTTTTGGGTATACAAGAAGTTACGTCCAGCTTTTGCCGATGTCCTCTAG
- a CDS encoding DUF2862 domain-containing protein, whose amino-acid sequence MEIGQKVKVYRLRDRVSPPVVKRLGQVGTVKGFKMTDGSGVGVVVQFDDNFSTWFFEDEIKPT is encoded by the coding sequence ATGGAAATCGGACAGAAAGTTAAAGTATATCGCCTGAGAGACAGAGTATCTCCCCCCGTTGTCAAGCGACTCGGACAAGTCGGTACAGTCAAGGGTTTTAAAATGACTGACGGTAGCGGCGTTGGTGTTGTAGTGCAGTTTGATGACAACTTTAGCACTTGGTTTTTTGAAGACGAAATTAAACCTACGTGA
- the chlG gene encoding chlorophyll synthase ChlG, whose translation MSDPTPSSAFPNSNSEQAAEQIGSATNPVASLQSDRSGRTRQLLGMKGASPGESSIWKIRLQLMKPITWIPLMWGVICGAASSGKYTWTLEHVLIAAAAMLLAGPLLTGYTQTLNDFYDREIDAINEPYRPIPSGAISVPQVVSQILVLLVAGLGVAFALDLWAGHQFLTITALAIGGSFLAYIYSAPPLKLKQNGWLGNYALGASYIALPWWTGHALFGDLNWTIAILTLIYSMAGLGIAVVNDFKSVEGDRQLGLKSLPVMFGISTAAWICVLAIDIFQMGIAAYLVSIGENLYATILIFLVIPQIVFQDMYFLRDPLKNDVKYQASAQPFLVLGMLLTGLALGHAGI comes from the coding sequence ATGTCAGATCCAACTCCCTCTTCTGCGTTTCCAAATAGTAATTCAGAGCAGGCTGCTGAGCAAATTGGGTCTGCTACCAATCCTGTTGCTAGTTTACAAAGCGATCGCAGTGGCAGAACCAGGCAACTGCTAGGCATGAAAGGTGCAAGTCCTGGCGAAAGTTCAATTTGGAAAATTCGCCTGCAATTGATGAAGCCGATTACCTGGATTCCCTTGATGTGGGGTGTCATTTGTGGGGCGGCTTCTTCAGGAAAATATACATGGACGCTGGAACATGTCTTAATTGCCGCTGCTGCTATGTTACTAGCGGGACCGCTGTTGACGGGTTATACCCAAACCCTAAATGATTTCTACGATCGCGAAATCGACGCAATCAACGAACCCTATCGTCCGATTCCCTCTGGGGCAATTTCCGTTCCCCAAGTCGTGAGCCAAATTCTCGTGCTGCTGGTGGCTGGTCTGGGAGTTGCTTTTGCTTTAGATCTATGGGCAGGACATCAGTTTCTCACAATTACAGCACTGGCAATTGGTGGTTCTTTCCTAGCGTATATCTATTCAGCTCCACCGCTAAAACTGAAGCAGAATGGTTGGTTAGGTAATTATGCTTTGGGAGCTAGCTATATTGCATTACCCTGGTGGACTGGTCATGCTTTGTTTGGCGATCTCAACTGGACGATCGCAATTTTGACGCTGATCTACAGCATGGCAGGCTTGGGAATTGCCGTGGTGAATGATTTTAAGAGTGTAGAAGGCGATCGCCAATTAGGGTTAAAGTCTCTACCAGTAATGTTTGGTATTTCTACAGCGGCTTGGATTTGCGTTTTGGCGATCGACATTTTTCAGATGGGAATTGCGGCATACTTAGTCAGTATTGGCGAAAACTTGTACGCGACCATTCTCATCTTTTTAGTCATTCCGCAGATCGTATTTCAAGACATGTATTTCTTGCGCGACCCCCTGAAAAATGATGTCAAGTATCAGGCAAGCGCTCAACCATTTTTGGTATTAGGAATGCTCCTGACTGGCTTAGCACTGGGTCATGCTGGAATCTAA
- a CDS encoding class I SAM-dependent methyltransferase — MIEANNPEINIEELKQKITEEVSRRQPDLLTVLQHDRHVTGAIAKEVVNISHIEALASNAEFKAQVRTHWPKKFDRFPFNVGWLKKYSLKIYNFLQKEQRVVNFSLSQGLREVAAIEQRLSEQIAELKIQISSISDRLSSTEARIAQLGDRLGSSESQLTRIRERLNSVTQEQVTQIHATQEQVKQNRERLNASEERVSQNSARIHASEFNLEQFSDRLKLTEEGLNGIGIRISSMDAHLLAIEDRHNRNDSYLKNDLAQQKRLITLFLEEARQRLPGAFSQEHLTSFVDENQHSLDAFYAAFEERFRGSREDITNKLKVYLPKIAAANVGTPDAPILDVGCGRGEWLELLRENGYTAKGLDINRVTIEQCQSRGLEAIEADVITYLRSLPENSLGAVTGFHIIEHLSFAQLLNLITEVLRVLQPNGIAIFETPNPQNLLVGACDFYSDPTHQRPLYPESMQFLFSYQGLHNVQLLHLNPVESSPFDREEPEMRILHNWFFGPRDYALIGYKV, encoded by the coding sequence ATGATTGAAGCGAATAATCCAGAAATAAATATTGAGGAATTAAAACAAAAAATTACAGAGGAAGTTTCTCGACGACAGCCAGATTTGCTGACGGTATTACAGCACGATCGCCATGTCACAGGAGCGATCGCTAAAGAAGTTGTCAATATCAGCCACATAGAAGCATTAGCGAGTAATGCTGAGTTCAAGGCGCAAGTTCGCACTCATTGGCCCAAGAAGTTCGATCGCTTTCCCTTTAATGTCGGTTGGTTAAAAAAGTACAGCCTCAAAATTTACAACTTTCTCCAGAAAGAGCAGCGCGTCGTTAATTTTTCTCTCAGTCAAGGATTAAGAGAGGTAGCGGCGATCGAGCAACGGCTGAGCGAACAGATAGCCGAGCTAAAAATTCAAATAAGTAGCATAAGCGATCGCCTCAGTTCTACAGAAGCTCGGATAGCTCAATTAGGCGATCGCCTCGGTTCGAGCGAATCGCAACTGACTCGGATTAGAGAGAGGCTCAATAGCGTCACCCAAGAGCAAGTGACTCAGATTCATGCCACTCAAGAGCAAGTTAAGCAAAACCGAGAGCGCTTAAACGCTAGCGAGGAGCGCGTCAGTCAAAATAGCGCTCGCATCCATGCCAGTGAATTCAACTTAGAGCAATTCAGCGATCGCCTCAAGTTGACTGAAGAAGGATTGAATGGTATTGGTATTCGTATTAGTAGCATGGACGCTCACTTGCTGGCGATCGAAGACCGTCACAACCGAAACGATAGCTATCTCAAAAACGACTTAGCACAGCAAAAGCGATTGATTACTCTGTTTCTCGAAGAAGCACGGCAACGCCTACCAGGAGCTTTTAGTCAAGAGCATTTGACCAGCTTTGTCGATGAAAATCAGCACTCGCTAGATGCCTTTTATGCCGCGTTTGAAGAACGATTTCGCGGCTCGCGGGAAGACATTACGAATAAACTCAAAGTCTACTTGCCGAAGATTGCCGCAGCCAACGTAGGCACGCCAGACGCACCAATTTTAGATGTAGGATGCGGACGGGGTGAATGGCTAGAACTGTTACGCGAAAATGGATATACGGCAAAAGGACTCGATATTAACCGAGTCACGATCGAACAATGTCAGTCTAGGGGACTGGAGGCGATCGAAGCCGATGTCATTACTTACTTGCGATCGCTACCAGAAAATAGCTTGGGAGCCGTGACTGGCTTTCATATTATCGAACACTTGTCTTTTGCGCAGTTGCTCAATTTAATTACAGAAGTCTTGCGAGTTCTGCAACCAAATGGAATCGCTATTTTTGAAACGCCAAATCCGCAAAATTTACTCGTAGGTGCTTGTGACTTTTATTCCGATCCAACTCACCAAAGACCCCTCTACCCAGAAAGTATGCAATTCTTGTTTTCTTATCAAGGCTTGCATAACGTTCAACTCCTACACTTAAACCCAGTAGAATCTAGTCCTTTCGATCGCGAAGAGCCAGAAATGCGAATTTTGCATAACTGGTTTTTTGGTCCCCGTGATTATGCCCTTATTGGATACAAAGTATGA
- a CDS encoding acyltransferase, giving the protein MKVWVDNYLNQKLSQGYWQAQIDSYLNQKLAQDDLEKRIEQVQLNRYLVYGDPQRLKLSASCVVNNALFNLSSGTICIGEDVFFGHNVSLITGTHDYNKFGKARMYDFPTEGNDIAIEEGVWIASNVTVIGPCKIGKHSVVAAGAVVKGDVPSYQIVAGVPAKIVKAIMPTD; this is encoded by the coding sequence ATGAAAGTGTGGGTCGATAATTATTTAAATCAAAAACTATCTCAAGGTTATTGGCAAGCACAAATTGATAGTTATTTAAACCAAAAACTAGCTCAAGATGATTTAGAAAAACGCATCGAGCAAGTGCAATTAAATCGTTACTTAGTTTATGGCGATCCCCAAAGACTTAAACTATCAGCATCGTGCGTGGTCAATAATGCTCTATTTAACTTATCTTCTGGCACTATATGCATAGGAGAAGATGTTTTTTTCGGTCATAACGTGAGCTTGATTACTGGAACCCACGACTACAACAAGTTCGGTAAAGCCAGAATGTATGATTTTCCAACTGAAGGAAATGATATTGCGATCGAGGAGGGAGTGTGGATAGCTAGTAATGTTACAGTTATTGGTCCTTGCAAAATCGGCAAGCATTCTGTAGTCGCAGCAGGTGCAGTTGTCAAAGGCGATGTTCCCAGCTATCAAATTGTGGCAGGGGTTCCGGCAAAAATAGTCAAAGCAATCATGCCTACGGATTAG
- a CDS encoding glycosyltransferase family 4 protein has protein sequence MKPLAIVIPWFGKALKGGAEQQAWQIASRLVRRGHKVEIITTCCQAFDRNWAENHHKPGLSQEEGIAIRRFKVVRTDHDAFNQVNHLMLRVPTAQLKPGVSPVSLDDAAIFCAESISSPQLLHFLKTHHHQYQAFLFIPYLYGPILNGLSLVADRAFLQPCLHDEAYAYLPQVEQMFHLARGLLFNSEGEEQLARKLYGPGIIPKSCVVGEGIEVGQHDDPTLTHIGNLGLKKERYILYLGRRDATKNTDFLVRAYAIFKQKYPNSSLQLILAGSGETSFHDAAPGLTDLGVVSESEKEALLANCLALFQPSRNESYSRVMMEAWFYGRPVVVHQDCLATASAVKSARGGWLAATEIEWAQMFAQIDRAGMEQLAEYGTNGQNYAKKNASWDGVIDRYETILGLATVPTTFPQPQQRLKEIHQLMAGFSYGDAISNHARWIRNYLQALGYKSEIFAEHLDPRAAHEAKRPHAKSIGQHAGLIYHHSIGCEVTEYAIAHPGTKCLIYHNITPAEFFRSYRPDVAQLLEQGRAELNQLAQHFPLSVGVSRYNASELAESGFTAPGVLPIPIDPKKWDMAADPELMQQLQDGKTNLLFVGRVSPHKRQDHLLEAFAHYLTMDREARLILIGGGDINDPYYHHVTNLMHRLHVTNYVMIPGQVNDAQLLAFYRTAHLFWSMSEHEGFCVPLVEAMWFDVPILAYKSSAIPETLGKAGLMFTNKENFVEIAALAKILVKDISLREKVITAQRQQRNKFSPPAVIEKLNKIVLMMEENCSHELSESTIKSLKQS, from the coding sequence ATGAAGCCACTGGCGATTGTAATCCCTTGGTTTGGTAAAGCTTTAAAAGGCGGCGCAGAACAACAAGCTTGGCAGATCGCCTCCCGGTTAGTGCGACGAGGACACAAAGTTGAGATTATAACGACTTGCTGTCAAGCCTTCGATCGCAACTGGGCAGAAAATCATCACAAGCCTGGATTGAGTCAAGAGGAAGGGATTGCAATTCGTCGCTTCAAGGTCGTCCGCACCGACCACGATGCTTTCAATCAAGTCAATCATCTCATGCTGAGAGTACCGACTGCGCAGCTCAAACCAGGAGTTAGTCCAGTCAGCTTAGATGATGCAGCAATATTTTGCGCGGAGAGTATTAGTTCTCCTCAACTACTACACTTTCTCAAAACTCATCACCATCAATATCAAGCATTTTTATTCATCCCCTATCTGTACGGTCCAATTTTAAATGGACTGTCACTTGTTGCCGATCGCGCTTTTTTACAACCCTGTTTGCATGACGAAGCTTATGCTTATTTGCCGCAAGTCGAGCAGATGTTTCACCTAGCTCGCGGATTGTTATTCAATAGCGAAGGTGAAGAGCAACTTGCCAGAAAGTTATACGGTCCTGGGATTATTCCCAAAAGTTGTGTCGTTGGAGAGGGAATAGAAGTCGGACAGCATGACGATCCGACTCTAACTCACATTGGCAATCTAGGACTCAAAAAAGAGCGCTATATTCTTTATCTCGGTCGCCGAGATGCAACAAAAAATACAGATTTCTTAGTCAGAGCTTATGCTATTTTCAAGCAGAAGTATCCAAACTCTAGTTTGCAATTGATTTTAGCTGGTTCGGGAGAAACATCATTTCACGACGCTGCGCCAGGGTTAACTGACCTTGGTGTAGTGTCAGAAAGCGAGAAAGAAGCACTACTAGCAAACTGCTTGGCTTTATTTCAACCCAGTCGGAATGAAAGTTACTCTCGCGTCATGATGGAAGCTTGGTTCTACGGACGACCCGTAGTCGTACATCAAGATTGCTTGGCAACCGCAAGCGCTGTCAAGAGCGCGCGGGGAGGTTGGCTAGCAGCAACAGAAATTGAATGGGCACAGATGTTTGCCCAAATCGATCGCGCTGGCATGGAACAGCTAGCAGAATACGGTACAAACGGTCAAAACTATGCTAAGAAAAATGCTAGTTGGGATGGAGTCATCGATCGCTATGAAACTATTTTAGGACTGGCAACTGTTCCAACCACTTTCCCACAGCCACAACAGAGATTGAAAGAAATTCATCAACTGATGGCTGGTTTTTCTTACGGGGATGCCATTTCTAACCATGCTAGGTGGATTAGAAACTATTTACAAGCCCTTGGTTACAAATCAGAAATTTTTGCCGAACATTTAGACCCACGCGCCGCTCACGAAGCCAAAAGACCTCATGCTAAAAGTATCGGTCAACATGCTGGATTGATTTACCATCACTCGATTGGCTGCGAAGTGACAGAATATGCGATCGCTCACCCCGGGACTAAGTGCCTCATCTATCACAACATCACGCCTGCTGAGTTTTTCCGGTCGTATCGCCCCGACGTTGCCCAATTACTAGAACAAGGTCGGGCTGAATTAAACCAACTTGCCCAACACTTCCCCCTCTCAGTCGGAGTTTCCAGATATAACGCCTCTGAACTCGCGGAATCTGGATTTACCGCACCAGGTGTACTGCCCATACCTATAGACCCAAAAAAGTGGGATATGGCAGCAGATCCAGAGTTGATGCAGCAGTTACAGGATGGTAAAACTAATCTCCTCTTTGTCGGGCGCGTCTCGCCTCACAAGCGCCAAGACCACCTTCTAGAAGCTTTTGCCCATTACTTGACAATGGATCGAGAGGCAAGATTGATTCTCATTGGTGGCGGCGACATCAACGATCCATACTATCACCACGTTACTAACCTAATGCATCGGTTGCATGTAACAAACTACGTGATGATTCCCGGGCAAGTCAACGATGCCCAACTCTTAGCCTTTTATCGTACTGCTCACCTATTTTGGTCGATGAGCGAACATGAAGGATTTTGCGTTCCCTTAGTCGAAGCGATGTGGTTTGACGTGCCGATTCTGGCGTATAAAAGCAGTGCGATTCCTGAGACATTAGGTAAAGCTGGACTCATGTTTACCAATAAGGAAAACTTTGTTGAAATCGCAGCACTGGCAAAGATTCTTGTTAAAGATATATCGCTGAGAGAAAAAGTGATAACTGCTCAGCGCCAACAGCGAAACAAGTTTTCGCCTCCCGCAGTTATTGAAAAGTTAAATAAAATTGTTCTAATGATGGAGGAGAATTGTAGTCATGAGCTATCTGAGTCAACTATTAAATCTCTCAAGCAGAGCTAG
- the speB gene encoding agmatinase: MLTQTDTSVIPFLGADVAASYDAAKVVILPIPYEATTTYRRGCENGPDAILEASQQVEYYDEELDWEIGCDVGIYTYSSIADTRDRQVSAIEMLAVTQETVYKLVRDNKFAIALGGEHSITTGVVEAYRQAYPDESFTIVQIDAHGDLRHEYEGSIHNHACIMRRVVDMGLPTVQIGIRAICKEEAELIKAKNLTVFRAREIANQPDWIEQAIASIPTQKVFLTIDLDGIDPTLIPGVGTPEPGGLNWYALLSFLRKVIEKHQVLGMDIMELAPVTDSVVSQFTAAKLAYKLIGYQALVQGWKST, encoded by the coding sequence ATGCTAACTCAAACAGATACTTCTGTCATTCCCTTTCTCGGTGCTGATGTTGCAGCAAGTTACGATGCTGCTAAAGTCGTTATCCTACCAATTCCCTACGAAGCAACCACAACCTATCGCCGTGGTTGTGAAAATGGTCCCGATGCAATTCTAGAAGCTTCTCAGCAAGTGGAATACTACGATGAAGAACTCGACTGGGAGATCGGCTGCGATGTCGGTATTTATACGTACTCTTCAATTGCGGATACTCGCGATCGCCAAGTCTCAGCAATAGAAATGCTCGCAGTCACTCAGGAAACGGTTTACAAACTAGTTCGGGACAATAAATTTGCGATCGCTTTGGGTGGCGAACATAGCATTACGACAGGCGTTGTCGAGGCATATCGCCAAGCATATCCAGACGAATCTTTTACTATAGTGCAAATTGACGCTCACGGCGATCTGCGTCATGAATATGAAGGCTCGATCCACAATCATGCTTGCATCATGCGGCGAGTGGTTGATATGGGTTTACCAACCGTCCAAATTGGGATTCGAGCAATTTGCAAAGAAGAAGCCGAACTGATTAAAGCGAAAAATCTAACTGTATTCCGCGCCAGAGAAATTGCTAACCAACCCGATTGGATCGAACAAGCGATCGCGTCTATTCCAACTCAAAAAGTCTTTTTGACTATCGATCTAGACGGTATCGATCCAACTTTGATTCCAGGGGTTGGTACTCCCGAACCAGGCGGCTTGAATTGGTATGCTTTACTTTCCTTCTTGAGAAAAGTTATTGAAAAACATCAAGTTCTTGGCATGGATATTATGGAATTAGCGCCAGTTACCGACTCAGTAGTTTCACAGTTTACGGCAGCGAAACTAGCGTATAAACTAATCGGTTATCAAGCGTTAGTTCAGGGCTGGAAAAGTACTTAA
- a CDS encoding ABC transporter ATP-binding protein, which produces MSEIAISVKQVSKCYRCYNRPIDRLKEILLPGKSRAQEFWALKDISLEVTKGETVGIIGQNGSGKSTLLQVIAGTLTPTTGEVYVSGRVSALLELGSGFNPEFTGRQNVFFNGQILGLSRTEIEAKFDEIVSFAEIGEFMEQPVKTYSSGMFVRLAFAVAINVNPEILIVDEALAVGDGVFVHRCMAKIREFQDSGGTILYVSHDVGAVSRLCTKALWMNQGIVVDGGKPAEVCKHYQAWVHEEVNKRTASHLHDRPDVPHSIAINNQNEENIDIQKITIKEINPFTNKKFLSFANYERFGTGRAEIEEVCLLGANDRPIKLVYPGDIVKVRITTFRHDIVRKPNVGIALLDRLRTVLSGWSTELLDKEFADYWLSKSEIGKATVEFEFIWPHLAGGSYAFDIAFGDGPHENLEMLDWIQNATTIQAAVNDFVDGVFQVAGRQIRLCEELACTGQSINF; this is translated from the coding sequence ATGAGTGAGATTGCAATTTCCGTAAAACAGGTCTCGAAGTGCTACAGGTGTTACAATCGCCCGATAGATCGACTTAAAGAGATTTTATTACCTGGCAAGAGCCGCGCCCAGGAATTCTGGGCGTTGAAAGATATCAGCCTAGAGGTAACAAAGGGGGAAACCGTAGGAATTATCGGTCAAAATGGGTCTGGTAAAAGTACGTTATTGCAAGTTATTGCTGGAACGCTAACACCTACAACAGGTGAAGTATATGTTAGCGGTCGAGTTTCAGCTTTACTTGAGTTAGGGAGTGGGTTTAATCCAGAGTTTACCGGACGGCAAAATGTCTTTTTCAACGGACAGATCTTAGGTTTAAGTAGAACAGAAATAGAAGCTAAGTTTGATGAGATTGTCTCTTTTGCAGAGATTGGCGAGTTTATGGAACAACCCGTCAAAACCTATTCTAGTGGCATGTTTGTCCGCTTAGCTTTTGCTGTCGCGATTAATGTCAATCCCGAAATTTTAATTGTGGATGAAGCACTAGCTGTAGGAGACGGCGTGTTCGTACATCGGTGTATGGCAAAAATTCGGGAATTTCAAGATAGTGGTGGGACGATTTTATATGTATCTCACGATGTGGGGGCAGTCTCGCGCCTTTGCACAAAAGCGCTTTGGATGAATCAAGGGATTGTTGTCGATGGCGGCAAACCAGCGGAAGTTTGCAAGCACTACCAGGCTTGGGTACATGAAGAAGTGAACAAGCGTACTGCTTCACACCTCCACGATCGCCCAGATGTTCCCCATAGTATAGCTATAAACAACCAGAATGAAGAAAATATTGATATTCAGAAAATAACCATTAAAGAAATCAATCCTTTTACGAATAAAAAATTTTTATCGTTTGCTAATTATGAAAGATTTGGTACAGGACGAGCAGAAATAGAAGAGGTTTGTTTATTAGGAGCAAACGATCGCCCAATCAAATTAGTTTATCCAGGTGACATTGTTAAAGTCAGAATTACCACATTTAGACACGATATCGTCAGAAAACCAAACGTTGGCATTGCTCTATTAGATCGACTGCGAACCGTGCTTTCAGGCTGGAGTACCGAACTTTTAGATAAAGAATTTGCCGATTACTGGTTGTCAAAATCGGAAATTGGTAAAGCGACAGTCGAGTTCGAGTTTATTTGGCCCCACCTCGCCGGAGGTAGCTATGCCTTTGATATTGCCTTTGGCGACGGTCCTCACGAAAATTTAGAGATGCTTGACTGGATTCAAAATGCGACGACCATCCAAGCAGCAGTCAATGATTTCGTCGATGGTGTATTTCAAGTAGCAGGTAGACAAATCAGACTATGTGAGGAACTCGCATGTACGGGACAATCGATAAATTTTTAA
- a CDS encoding ArsA family ATPase — MPLILTFLGKGGTGRTTIAIATAKRLASQGQRVLLATDDNQPGLGLLLDTSLATEPQEVATNLQVVQLKTSTLLERNWDEVKKLEAQYLRTPIIKDVYGQELVVLPGMDKALVLNALREYDASGKYDAIVFDGSGDSSMLRVLGMPESLSWYARRFGKLLTDSDLGRTVSPFLQPLLASIFNVSWSGDNFSQPTSKVTNILEQGKAALADPKRLAAYLVVNDNPASIATARYLWGSSQLIGLTIAGAIANQTTATEALKSEFSPLPVSSIPTATPGEWQPLMEALPDFTQPAPAPKPLEIDVAARQVRVFLPGFDKKQVKLTQSGGEITIEAGDHRRNIILPPGLSGKTVTGAKFQQGYLIVSL; from the coding sequence ATGCCCCTCATTTTGACATTTTTGGGCAAGGGTGGGACTGGACGCACGACGATCGCGATCGCAACTGCCAAGCGTCTAGCCAGCCAAGGACAGCGCGTTCTATTGGCAACGGATGACAATCAACCAGGATTAGGGCTGTTATTAGATACGTCCCTAGCGACTGAACCCCAAGAAGTGGCGACAAATCTTCAAGTCGTCCAGTTAAAAACTTCGACTTTGTTGGAACGCAACTGGGATGAGGTGAAAAAGCTAGAGGCGCAATATCTTCGCACGCCCATAATTAAGGATGTCTACGGACAAGAATTGGTCGTGCTACCAGGAATGGATAAAGCCTTGGTACTTAACGCTTTGCGAGAGTACGATGCTAGTGGCAAGTATGACGCGATCGTTTTCGACGGTAGCGGCGACTCGTCGATGCTGCGGGTATTAGGGATGCCAGAAAGTCTCAGTTGGTATGCGCGTCGCTTTGGGAAGTTGTTGACAGATTCCGACTTGGGGAGGACGGTATCGCCGTTTCTCCAGCCCCTCCTAGCCAGTATCTTTAATGTCAGTTGGAGTGGTGATAACTTCTCCCAACCGACGAGTAAAGTTACGAACATCCTAGAGCAGGGAAAAGCTGCCCTTGCCGATCCCAAACGCCTTGCTGCTTATTTAGTCGTGAATGACAATCCGGCAAGTATAGCAACGGCACGTTATTTATGGGGGAGTTCTCAGCTGATTGGTTTAACCATAGCAGGTGCGATCGCCAATCAAACAACTGCGACAGAAGCCCTCAAATCTGAGTTTTCGCCTTTGCCAGTCAGTAGCATTCCGACTGCGACTCCTGGCGAGTGGCAACCCCTCATGGAGGCTCTACCAGATTTTACCCAACCCGCACCAGCTCCCAAACCCCTAGAAATTGACGTAGCAGCGCGTCAAGTTCGCGTCTTTTTGCCAGGATTTGATAAAAAGCAAGTCAAGCTGACTCAATCGGGCGGTGAAATTACCATAGAAGCAGGCGATCATCGTCGCAATATTATCCTTCCCCCAGGTTTGAGCGGCAAAACTGTAACTGGTGCAAAATTCCAGCAGGGCTATTTGATCGTATCTTTGTAA